In Thermobaculum terrenum ATCC BAA-798, the DNA window TGCTTAGCATGCAATGCTCATATTAAGTTTCACCATCTCTTTGAGAGGGCTATGGCCCTTGGAGCTGACTATATAGCTACCGGCCACTATGCGCGTCTTCGTAGAACTGAGAGCGGAGTTAAGCTCCTTACCGGGGTAGATGCAGCTAAGGATCAGAGCTATACCCTCTATATGCTCTCTCAAAGAGAGCTTGAGCGGACGCTTTTGCCCATTGGTGAACAGACTAAGGCTGAAACCAGGGAGTTGGCCAGGAAGTATGGGTTGGTAACGGCCAATAAGCCTGAGAGTCAAGATATATGCTTTATTCCTAGCGGAGATTACAGAGCATTTGTCAGGCGCTTAGCTCCCCATGCTGAGTCCCCCGGCCCAATAGTTGATACAAGTGGTCGGCAGCTGGGGGTCCACCACGGCGTGGCTTTCTATACTATTGGGCAGAGGAAAGGCTTGGGAATAACCGTAGGCAAGCCTATGTATGTTGTTAGACTTGACCCTGAAAAGAACATGGTGGTTGTGGGTACCAAAGAAGAGTTGAGTTCGCGTGAGATAAGGTTGTGCGATGTCAACTACATAGATGGTTCTCCGAGAACGGAAGCTTTTGAGTGTGAGGTGAAGCTCAGATATCGCGGTGCTAGTATCCCTGCCATCGTGCACCCAGAAGACGATAGGTCCGTAAGGGTGGAACTTTTGGGGCCGGGTAATGTGGCACCAGGTCAAGCTGTGGTATTCTATCAGGGTGAAGAGGTTCTGGGAGGGGGGAAGGCAACTTCCTGATTTTGTCTTGGCGTGAAGATTGCTACACGCCACATTTAGAGCCATTTTATGGTTATACT includes these proteins:
- the mnmA gene encoding tRNA 2-thiouridine(34) synthase MnmA; the protein is MATVVVAMSGGVDSSVAAAMLRDQGYDVIGVNLRLYSKEDSQAYSLNKQCCTLDSMRDAEAVCRKLGIPFYALNMEREFTRDVVDYFVSEYLQGKTPNPCLACNAHIKFHHLFERAMALGADYIATGHYARLRRTESGVKLLTGVDAAKDQSYTLYMLSQRELERTLLPIGEQTKAETRELARKYGLVTANKPESQDICFIPSGDYRAFVRRLAPHAESPGPIVDTSGRQLGVHHGVAFYTIGQRKGLGITVGKPMYVVRLDPEKNMVVVGTKEELSSREIRLCDVNYIDGSPRTEAFECEVKLRYRGASIPAIVHPEDDRSVRVELLGPGNVAPGQAVVFYQGEEVLGGGKATS